In Candidatus Aegiribacteria sp., the following proteins share a genomic window:
- the secA gene encoding preprotein translocase subunit SecA, producing the protein MVNSLFGDRQKKKISDLQPYVDEVNEYCEKIETLSEDDLKDFTRRFRVRLANGESLDEIMCEAFAVVKESCRKLLGRSWLVSGSNLEWNMVPFDVQIMGAVVLHQGRIAEMATGEGKTLVAVMPMYLNALDLNPEWVELAQEKFGDDPEKWEFQSIENIPVGKGAHLVTVNDYLSQRDAEWMGGVYEYLGMSIGCIHGEMNPEERREQYLKDITYGTNSQFGFDYLRDNMAVRLENRVQRGHNYVIVDEVDSVLVDEARTPLIISGPVAHSKNRYKEYRNDVHKLARKQTLLVNSIVAEANELWEKGNEEEAALLYLKAKKGAPKQKKLLNALQDPDRLQAIQRMEGVLLREKRTHELEEDLLFALDEKEKSISLSEAGRKTLSPNDPDFFLLTDIGDEISEIELQEIPEEKKAELRRTAYHEHSQKAEALHNIDQLLRAFQMYEKDVEYVIQDDRVVIVDQFTGRLMPGRRFSDGLHEALEAKENVEIRSETQTLATITIQNYFRMYSKLAGMTGTAETEADEFESIYDLDVFVAPTNVPVVRKDFNDQVYRTRREKYNAIMNEIQRLHSMDQPVLVGTVSVDISELLSKLLKARKIPHSVLNAKHHKQEAEIITRAGQKGAVTIATNMAGRGTDIKLADDIKEVTDRNGNRVPGGLFVIGTARHESRRIDRQLRGRSGRQGDFGSSRFYLSLEDDLFRLFASEKLIDFMKRSGGDDEGEPIEHSLLTKAIQKAQRRVEEYNFGIRKHLLEYDDVVNRQREVIYDRRLQALCGGEELTEEVIDMVSAVSKHILIETIPDETEGEEWNLERSQILLGEISATSSRASIPPRRRGMPPPIRFLTTIT; encoded by the coding sequence ATGGTCAATTCATTGTTCGGTGACAGACAGAAAAAGAAAATCTCTGATCTTCAGCCATACGTTGATGAAGTAAACGAATACTGCGAGAAAATCGAGACACTTTCTGAAGATGACCTGAAGGATTTTACACGGCGGTTCAGAGTCAGGCTCGCAAATGGCGAATCGCTTGACGAAATCATGTGTGAAGCCTTCGCTGTCGTTAAGGAATCATGCAGGAAACTTCTTGGCCGGTCCTGGCTGGTTTCCGGCAGCAATCTCGAGTGGAATATGGTCCCGTTCGATGTTCAGATAATGGGTGCTGTGGTGCTTCACCAGGGAAGAATAGCCGAGATGGCTACAGGTGAGGGTAAAACACTCGTCGCCGTAATGCCCATGTACCTGAACGCTCTTGATCTGAACCCGGAATGGGTGGAGCTTGCTCAGGAAAAATTCGGCGATGATCCGGAAAAATGGGAATTTCAATCCATCGAGAACATCCCCGTAGGGAAAGGCGCCCACCTGGTAACCGTGAACGATTACCTATCACAAAGAGACGCTGAGTGGATGGGCGGAGTTTACGAATACCTTGGTATGTCCATCGGCTGTATTCATGGGGAAATGAACCCTGAAGAGCGAAGGGAACAGTATTTAAAGGACATCACCTATGGAACCAACAGCCAGTTCGGTTTCGATTACCTTCGGGACAATATGGCTGTCCGACTTGAGAACAGGGTTCAGCGGGGACATAACTACGTAATCGTTGACGAGGTAGACAGCGTACTAGTTGATGAGGCCAGAACTCCCCTTATCATCAGCGGACCTGTAGCGCATTCTAAGAACCGCTACAAGGAATACAGGAACGATGTTCACAAATTGGCCCGGAAACAGACCCTTCTTGTAAACAGCATTGTTGCCGAGGCGAACGAACTCTGGGAAAAGGGAAATGAGGAGGAAGCAGCCCTTCTTTACCTGAAGGCGAAGAAGGGGGCTCCGAAGCAGAAGAAACTTTTAAATGCGCTACAGGACCCTGACAGGCTTCAGGCCATTCAGAGGATGGAGGGGGTTCTTCTCCGCGAGAAGAGAACTCATGAACTTGAAGAAGATCTTCTGTTCGCCCTTGATGAAAAGGAAAAATCCATTTCCCTCTCCGAAGCCGGCAGGAAAACACTCTCTCCCAACGATCCTGATTTTTTCCTTCTCACGGATATCGGTGATGAAATTTCCGAAATCGAACTTCAGGAAATTCCGGAAGAGAAAAAAGCAGAGCTGCGAAGAACGGCCTACCATGAGCATTCTCAGAAAGCTGAAGCTCTGCATAACATAGATCAGCTCCTCAGGGCATTCCAGATGTACGAGAAAGATGTAGAGTACGTTATTCAGGACGATAGAGTGGTGATAGTTGACCAGTTCACCGGCAGGCTGATGCCCGGAAGGCGCTTCAGTGACGGCCTTCATGAAGCTCTTGAAGCCAAGGAAAACGTTGAGATAAGAAGCGAAACCCAGACCCTCGCGACCATAACCATACAGAATTATTTCAGAATGTATTCGAAGCTTGCGGGGATGACCGGAACAGCCGAAACCGAGGCTGATGAATTCGAGAGTATTTACGACCTCGATGTGTTTGTTGCGCCTACGAATGTCCCGGTAGTACGGAAGGATTTCAACGACCAGGTTTACAGAACAAGGCGTGAGAAGTACAACGCAATAATGAATGAGATCCAGCGGCTTCATTCAATGGATCAACCGGTACTTGTTGGCACGGTTTCGGTGGATATTTCGGAACTGCTTTCCAAACTCCTTAAAGCAAGAAAGATCCCTCACAGTGTTCTTAACGCCAAACATCATAAGCAGGAGGCAGAAATAATAACAAGGGCGGGCCAGAAGGGCGCTGTTACAATAGCCACCAATATGGCCGGCCGTGGAACCGACATCAAGCTGGCCGATGATATCAAGGAAGTAACTGACCGAAACGGTAACAGGGTTCCCGGCGGTCTTTTCGTTATAGGCACGGCCAGGCATGAATCCCGAAGGATTGACAGGCAGCTCCGCGGAAGAAGCGGCCGCCAGGGCGATTTCGGCTCCAGCAGGTTCTATCTCTCGCTTGAGGATGACCTTTTCAGGCTATTCGCTTCTGAGAAACTGATAGATTTTATGAAAAGAAGCGGTGGGGACGATGAAGGCGAACCGATCGAGCACTCTCTTCTTACAAAAGCTATACAGAAAGCTCAGAGAAGAGTTGAGGAGTACAACTTCGGAATAAGAAAACACCTTCTTGAATACGACGATGTAGTGAACCGTCAGCGTGAGGTTATTTACGACAGAAGGCTTCAGGCCCTCTGCGGGGGGGAAGAACTCACTGAGGAAGTAATTGACATGGTCAGCGCGGTATCAAAGCACATTCTCATAGAGACAATACCTGACGAAACCGAGGGTGAGGAATGGAATCTTGAGAGGTCGCAGATACTTCTGGGAGAGATATCGGCGACAAGCAGTCGGGCGAGTATTCCGCCGAGGAGGCGAGGAATGCCGCCGCCGATAAGGTTCTTGACTACTATTACATGA
- a CDS encoding SEC-C domain-containing protein, producing the protein MKKEKIGMELSAELEKRAVLSSIDSMWREHLYGIDHLKSGINLRAYAQRDPLVEFKKEAFGLFEELLDRIDKLVVKQVLSLWPRNARADLPENRQVSGNAMHPSSTLPLAGPARSQEPQRRGGKQVTVVREDPKVGRNDPCPCGSGKKYKKCCGK; encoded by the coding sequence ATGAAGAAGGAAAAGATAGGGATGGAGCTGTCAGCCGAGCTTGAGAAAAGGGCAGTACTGAGTTCGATAGATTCGATGTGGAGGGAACACCTGTACGGGATAGACCACCTCAAATCGGGCATTAATCTAAGGGCTTACGCTCAGCGCGACCCCCTTGTAGAATTCAAGAAGGAAGCTTTCGGCCTTTTTGAGGAACTGCTTGACAGAATAGATAAGCTGGTTGTAAAACAGGTACTGTCCCTATGGCCCCGGAACGCGAGAGCCGACCTTCCGGAGAACAGGCAGGTTAGCGGAAACGCCATGCATCCTTCCTCAACCCTTCCTTTAGCGGGCCCTGCCCGAAGTCAGGAACCGCAGAGAAGAGGTGGAAAACAGGTTACCGTTGTAAGGGAGGACCCGAAAGTTGGCAGGAACGATCCGTGTCCATGCGGAAGTGGAAAAAAATACAAGAAATGCTGCGGAAAATGA